The following are encoded together in the Natronolimnobius sp. AArcel1 genome:
- a CDS encoding winged helix-turn-helix domain-containing protein — MSTHVPNTQSELNANPTAQLDVLGDECARTILMATSDGPKTAKELTKRTDSSSATVYRRINNLLESDLLAECVRFDSDGSHTTAYEATVEHLQVQIGAEGIDVALANAEQ, encoded by the coding sequence ATGTCCACTCACGTACCCAACACGCAATCGGAACTGAACGCCAACCCAACTGCACAACTCGACGTCCTTGGTGATGAATGCGCACGAACGATTCTGATGGCGACCAGCGACGGACCGAAAACAGCAAAAGAACTCACCAAGCGAACCGACAGTTCCTCTGCGACGGTCTATCGACGCATCAACAACCTCCTCGAGAGCGACCTGCTCGCGGAGTGCGTCCGATTCGATAGCGATGGCTCACACACGACCGCCTACGAAGCAACCGTCGAGCACCTCCAGGTCCAGATTGGTGCCGAAGGAATCGACGTTGCACTGGCGAATGCTGAGCAGTAG
- a CDS encoding PadR family transcriptional regulator: MHDLTGFQRDLLYVIAGADRPSGQTVKDEVEQYYSSEINHGRLYPNLDTLVNKELVEKGQLDRRTNYYAITEAGRQRIDERREWEEQYVDF; encoded by the coding sequence ATGCACGATCTGACCGGCTTCCAGCGGGATCTGTTGTACGTGATCGCGGGTGCCGATCGGCCATCGGGCCAGACAGTCAAAGACGAGGTAGAACAGTACTATAGCTCGGAGATCAATCACGGTCGCCTGTATCCAAATCTCGATACGCTCGTCAATAAAGAGCTCGTCGAGAAAGGGCAACTCGACAGGCGAACCAACTACTACGCGATCACCGAGGCCGGTCGACAGCGGATCGACGAGCGCCGCGAGTGGGAAGAACAGTACGTCGATTTCTAG
- a CDS encoding DUF1616 domain-containing protein codes for MSFPTAAQTRLGRVREYPVDLAVVSLVAVLGYLLIASVPAESPLRLLVAFPLALFLPGYALTSFLFPAAERPAREAATTVVERRPRGINTVERLGLSFVLSLSILPLVVLALPVTQWGLGAGPIAAVLAGLTVVAAQLGALRRIRTPAAERFTVSFTAAFAGLRDDDSAVATFSSVILVVAVAVAAGALLVGFLFPAAGGGFTELGLYTEDDDGDLVAGEIPDEIEPGESVPVTLAVENHEGEHAEYTLVVQEQGIEDDEVVDRTELRTIDGSISDGSTGLGEREITPTAADDETVRISVLLYDDGDVPDEPTNENADEDAYFWVTVTEDAADDDE; via the coding sequence ATGAGCTTTCCGACAGCCGCACAGACCAGACTCGGGCGCGTGCGCGAGTACCCAGTGGATCTTGCGGTCGTGTCACTCGTCGCTGTCCTTGGTTATCTCCTCATCGCCTCGGTCCCGGCTGAAAGTCCGCTGCGCTTGCTCGTTGCATTCCCACTTGCGCTGTTTCTGCCTGGCTACGCGCTCACATCGTTTCTGTTTCCAGCAGCCGAGCGCCCTGCGCGAGAAGCGGCCACAACCGTGGTCGAGCGCCGCCCTCGAGGAATTAATACCGTTGAGCGATTGGGCCTCTCGTTCGTGCTGTCACTGTCGATCTTACCGCTGGTCGTACTTGCGCTCCCGGTCACTCAGTGGGGTCTCGGGGCGGGACCAATCGCGGCTGTGCTTGCTGGACTAACGGTCGTTGCGGCCCAACTCGGTGCATTGCGGCGCATTCGAACGCCAGCGGCAGAGCGGTTTACCGTGTCGTTCACCGCTGCGTTCGCCGGACTGCGAGATGACGACAGCGCTGTGGCAACGTTCTCGAGCGTCATCCTCGTCGTCGCCGTTGCCGTTGCAGCCGGTGCGTTGCTCGTTGGATTCCTGTTTCCGGCCGCAGGTGGCGGCTTTACTGAATTGGGACTGTACACCGAGGACGACGATGGTGATCTGGTCGCCGGCGAGATCCCAGACGAAATCGAGCCGGGTGAATCCGTCCCAGTGACACTGGCAGTTGAGAATCACGAAGGTGAACACGCCGAGTACACGCTGGTCGTCCAAGAGCAGGGTATCGAAGACGATGAGGTCGTCGACCGAACCGAGTTGCGGACGATCGATGGCAGCATCTCCGATGGGAGTACTGGCCTGGGTGAACGAGAGATCACGCCAACCGCAGCGGACGACGAAACCGTCCGAATTAGCGTCTTGCTGTACGACGATGGCGACGTGCCGGACGAACCGACGAATGAAAACGCCGACGAAGACGCCTACTTCTGGGTTACCGTCACCGAAGACGCCGCTGACGACGACGAGTAA